From Coffea arabica cultivar ET-39 chromosome 10e, Coffea Arabica ET-39 HiFi, whole genome shotgun sequence, one genomic window encodes:
- the LOC113713875 gene encoding E3 ubiquitin-protein ligase UPL1 isoform X2, with protein MASLRSSLPSRLRQLLSGDGAIGPSAKLDSEPPAKVKAFIDKVIQSPLQDIAIPLSGFRWEYGKGNFNHWRPLFLHFDTYLKTYISCRNDLLLSDNILDVSPFPKQVVLQILRVMQIILENCHNKSTFSGLEHFRLLLASTDPEILIATLETLSALVKINPSKLHASGKLVGCGSVNSCLLSLAQGWGSKEEGLGLYSCVTVNERTQEGGLCLFPSDVENDTGKAQYHLGSTLYYELHGTSSQSTEGVSESSVSSGMSVIHLPELHLRKEDDLSLMKLCIDQYDVPPEHRFSLLTRIRFARAFRSPRICRLYSKICLLSFIVLVQSSDSHDELVSFFANEPEYTNELIRIVRSEETISGAIRTLAMNALGAQLAAHSSSHERARILSGSSISFAGGNRMILLNVLQRAILSLNNSNDPLCVAFVEALVQFYLLHVISSSSSGSVIRGSGMVPAFLPLLEDSDPTHLHLVCLAVKTLQKLLDYSNAAVTLFKDLGGVELLAHRLEIEVHRVIDLAGVDVSPMAVGECSRNTNDQIYSQKRLIRVLLKALSSATYALANSTRSQNAYDGSLPATLSLIFGNVEKFGGDIYYSAVTVMSEIIHKDPTCFPALYELGLPNAFLSSVVAGILPSSKALTCVPNGLGAICLNAKGLEAVRETSALRFLVDIFTDKKYVIAMNEGIVPLANAVEELLRHVSSLRGTGVDLIIEIINRIAVLGDAKPVDSLGKSNESTAMEMDSENKENMGPCSLVDVTGSTSEGLSDEQFIQLSIFHVMVLVHRTMENSETCRLFVEKSGIEGLLKLLLRPSVAQSSEGMSIALHSTMVFKSFTQHHSTPLARAFCSSLKDNLKKALTGFTGVSGSFLLDPRVIPDSGIFSSLFIVEFLLFLAASKDNRWVTALLTEFGSESKEVLEDIGRIHREVLWQIALLEDSKIDVEDDATGSADESRQSELDMIDSEEQRFNSFRQFLDPLLRRRMSGWSVESQFFDLINLYRDLTRASGLQQRQTVDGLSNIQPGVGHQSHQSASANVAESSGKKDEDRQRTYYRSCCDMARSLSIHITHLFQELGKVMLLPSRRRDDMLNVSSPSKSVGSSFASIASDHVNFGGHVNHSGSDASVSTKCRYFGKVVDFIDGILLDKPDSCNPVILNCLYGRGVIQSILTTFDATSQLLYDVNRAPASPMETDEGALRQDRMEEVDHSWIYGPLACFGRLMDHLVTSSFILSPFTKHLLTQPLVNGDKPFPRDAETFVKVLQSMVLKAVLPVWIHPQFTECNYDFITTLINIIRHIYSGVEVKNIASNATRISGPPPNESTIATIAEMGFSRSRAEEALRQVGSNSVELAMEWLFSHPEETQEDDELARALAMSLGNSGSESKEDSADESRQSIVEEMVQLPPVDDLLLACRRLLQMKETLAFPVRGLLVMICSQNDGHNRSHVISFIIEQVKLCGNISDSGSSTMLSSLFHVLALILNEDAAAREVAAKHALVKVASDLLSQWNSGSYDQVASQVPKWVTAAFVAIDRLAQVEQKSNLDVSELLKKEEVGSQTSIVIDDDRQNKLQKTLGSSPKHLDVQEQKRLVEIACGCIKRQLPSETMHAVLQLCSTLTRTHSIAVSFLDAGGLQSLLSLPTSSLFVGFDNIAATIIRHVLEDPQTLQQAMESEIRHSIATAANRQASGRLTARNFLLNLSSVIQRDPVIFMKAAQSVCQIEMVGERPYIVLLKDRDKDKTKEREKEKEKPEEKDKLQNSDGKASLGHMNSQSPGSGQGKLFDTSSKNVKLHRKPPHSFVNVIELLLDSVITFDPPVKEESLTKDNSSSQDMDIDISGSKGKGKAIVSASDENESNEQESAASMARIVFILKLLTEILLMYASSIHVLLRKDSEVSSCRVTSERGSSAGVFHHILHKFLPHLKTSRKEKKTDGDWRHKLASRANQFLVASCVRSTEARKRIFVEISYVFNDFSHSAKGFRAPDVDIQAFIDLLNDVLAARTPTGSYISAEASVTFVDVGLVRSLTRVLHVLDLDHADSAKLVTGLVKVLELVTKEHVNAADSNAGKGEQLGKPSAQIESRETEIAGDTSQSQETMSQANANAVNVDNVESFTVIENYGGSEAVTDDMEHDQDMDEGFAAPEEDYMHETPEDTRGVENGLDSVAVRFEIQPDVQENLDDDEEDEEEDEDEDDEMSGDEGDEVDEDGDDEEQNILEEDEVHHLPHHDTDQDDHEIDEDEFDEEVMEEEEEDDEDDEDGVILRLGGGMNGINVFDHIEVFGRESSFSSETLHVMPVEVFGSRRQGRTTSIYNLLGRSGDSIVPSQHPLLVEPSSSPAASLGQPDRNLDGTSSRLDSIFRSLRNGRHGHRFNLWASDNQQSGGSSTSAIPQGLEDLLVSQLRRATPERNSDHNTSVSSQNKEEASHSPGSAGIMTGPSVADGANSDGGNLPPTSSTAIDTSRVTDTVPAANETTQEADVSSRQPQSVEMQFEQSDAVVRDVEAVSQESSGSGATLGESLRSLDVEIGSADGHDEGGDRQGTGDRTRRTSVSFVNAAPLNVRDPPLHSVTEVSENPSQEAEQGDAAEEQRNADADSGSIDPAFLDALPEELRAEVLSAQQGQAAQPQNPDPENAGDIDPEFLAALPPDIREEVLAQQRAQRLHQAQELEGQPVEMDTVSIIATFPSELREEVLLTSSDAILANLTPALVAEANMLRERFARRYNRTLFGMYPRNRRGESSRRGEVLDRASGILPRRSMGNKPVEAEGSPLVDTEDLKAMIRLLRIVQPLYKGQLQRLLLNLSAHAETRSALVKILVDLLMLDIKKPASCINAAEPLYRLYACQSHVTYSRPQYVDGVPPLVSRRVLETLTYLARNHPLVAKILLESSLPEPGSKVSGTSEQKGKAIMIVEEDELQKQQEGVVSLALLLSLLKQPLYLRSIAHLEQLLNLLDVVIDNAETKSNSSDEPGSSVPGQQSDPHTSTSDAEMNASSGATSAVNDSLKASSSGAKREGDSVHVLLNLPQAELRLLCSLLAREGLSDNAYTLVAEVLKKLVAIAPVHCHLFITELASSVQSLIKSAMHELHIFGEVEKALLSTSSSDGAAILRVLQALSSLVAALNQKDSQILSEKHSKTVSLVREINVALEPLWLELSICISKMESYSDSAPDLLRSSILSTSKPSGMMPPLPAGSQNILPYIESFFVMCEKLHPEEPGSGHDFSLATVSDVEEAAAFASQQKASGPLAKADEKQMAFVKFSDKHRKLLNSFIRQNPGLLEKSFSLMLKVPRIIDFDNKRAHFRSKIKHHHDHHHSPLRISVRRAYILEDSYNQLRMRTAQELKGRLTVHFQGEEGIDAGGLTREWYQLLSRVIFDKGALLFTTVGNESTFQPNPNSVYQTEHLSYFKFVGRVVGKALFDGQLLDVHFTRSFYKHILGVKVTYHDIEAIDPDYFKNLKWLLENDISDIIDLTFSIDADEEKLILYERTEVTDYELIPGGRNIRVTEENKHQYVDLVAEHRLNTAIRPQINAFLEGFNELIPRDLISIFHDKELELLISGLPDIDLDDLRANTEYSGYSAASPVIQWFWEVVQGFSKEDKARLLQFVTGTSKVPLEGFSALQGISGSQKFQIHKAYGSPDHLPSAHTCFNQLDLPEYPSKQHLEERLLLAIHEANEGFGFG; from the exons ATGGCGAGCTTAAGATCGAGCTTGCCGTCACGGCTACGGCAACTTCTGTCCGGTGACGGAGCAATCGGTCCCTCTGCTAAACTTGACTCCGAGCCT CCGGCAAAAGTAAAGGCTTTTATTGACAAGGTGATTCAAAGTCCATTACAAGACATAGCTATACCTCTTTCTGGATTTCGATGGGAGTATGGCAAG GGGAACTTTAATCATTGGAGGCCATTGTTTCTTCATTTTGATACATATTTAAAGACATACATATCTTGCAGGAATGACCTTCTGTTATCTGATAATATTTTAGATGTTAGTCCATTTCCGAAGCAAGTGGTTCTACAAATTTTGCGAGTGATGCAAATCATATTAGAAAATTGCCATAATAAGAGTACGTTCAGTGGCTTAGAG CATTTCAGGCTTTTACTTGCTTCGACTGATCCTGAAATCCTTATAGCAACTTTAGAGACTCTTTCTGCATTAGTGAAAATAAATCCATCCAAGTTGCATGCCAGTGGGAAGTTGGTCGGATGTGGGTCTGTAAATAGCTGCCTCCTATCACTCGCACAGGGATGGGGAAGCAAAGAAGAAGGCTTGGGCTTGTACTCCTGCGTTACTGTTAATGAAAGGACCCAAGAAGGGGGCTTATGTTTGTTTCCTTCTGATGTGGAAAATGATACTGGCAAAGCACAGTATCATTTGGGGTCAACCCTTTACTATGAGTTGCATGGTACCAGTAGTCAAAGTACCGAGGGAGTTAGTGAAAGCTCGGTGTCTTCTGGCATGAGTGTTATTCACTTGCCTGAGCTCCATTTGAGGAAAGAGGATGATCTATCGCTTATGAAGTTGTGCATTGATCAGTATGATGTTCCTCCTGAACACAGATTCTCATTACTGACAAGGATCAGATTTGCCCGTGCATTTCGTTCTCCTAGAATATGCAGACTGTACAGCAAGATTTGCCTCCTGTCCTTCATTGTGCTTGTCCAATCCAGTGATTCTCATGATGAACTTGTTTCCTTTTTTGCCAATGAGCCAGAATACACAAATGAGTTAATTAGGATTGTGAGGTCTGAAGAAACCATATCTGGAGCTATCAGAACGCTTGCAATGAATGCTCTGGGAGCCCAATTAGCTGCTCATTCATCATCGCATGAGCGGGCAAGGATTTTGAGTGGTTCAAGCATCAGTTTTGCAGGGGGTAATCGTATGATTCTTCTGAATGTGCTCCAAAGAGCAATTTTATCGTTAAATAACTCCAATGATCCATTGTGTGTTGCCTTTGTTGAAGCACTTGTTCAGTTCTACTTGCTACATGTCATATCTTCTTCAAGTTCTGGGAGCGTAATCAGAGGTTCGGGGATGGTCCCTGCCTTTTTACCTCTTTTAGAGGATTCTGATCCAACACATCTGCATCTTGTGTGTTTAGCTGTGAAAACTCTGCAAAAGCTCTTGGACTATAGCAATGCGGCAGTGACACTCTTTAAAGATTTGGGTGGGGTGGAGCTTTTGGCACATAGATTGGAGATAGAGGTACACAGAGTAATTGATTTGGCTGGAGTAGATGTTAGTCCAATGGCTGTTGGTGAATGCTCCAGGAACACTAATGATCAGATATATTCTCAGAAAAGACTCATCAGGGTTCTATTAAAGGCTCTTAGTTCTGCTACTTATGCCTTAGCAAATTCGACAAGATCCCAGAATGCTTATGATGGTTCTTTACCTGCTACTCTGTCACTGATTTTTGGTAATGTGGAAAAATTTGGAGGTGATATTTATTATTCTGCTGTGACGGTTATGAGTGAAATAATTCATAAAGACCCCACCTGCTTTCCTGCTTTGTATGAATTGGGCCTCCCCAATGCTTTTCTGTCATCAGTGGTGGCTGGTATATTGCCTTCTTCAAAGGCACTTACATGTGTTCCAAATGGTCTCGGTGCGATTTGTCTTAATGCCAAGGGTTTAGAGGCAGTGAGAGAAACTTCGGCACTGCGCTTTCTTGTTGATATATTCACGGACAAAAAGTATGTGATAGCTATGAATGAAGGTATTGTCCCTTTGGCAAATGCTGTGGAAGAGCTTCTGAGGCATGTTTCTTCATTACGAGGTACCGGTGTTGATCTGATAATTGAAATTATCAATAGGATTGCAGTGCTTGGGGATGCTAAACCTGTAGATTCATTAGGGAAATCTAATGAAAGCACTGCAATGGAAATGGATTCTGAAAACAAGGAAAACATGGGTCCTTGCAGCCTTGTTGATGTTACCGGTTCAACTTCTGAAGGGCTTTCGGATGAGCAGTTCATCCAGCTAAGTATCTTTCATGTCATGGTACTTGTTCACAGGACAATGGAAAATTCTGAAACATGTAGGTTGTTTGTAGAGAAGTCAGGAATTGAAGGTCTACTTAAACTTCTTTTAAGGCCAAGTGTTGCACAGTCATCTGAAGGGATGTCCATAGCACTACACAGTACTATGGTCTTCAAGAGTTTCACTCAACATCATTCGACACCTTTAGCACGTGCCTTCTGTTCTTCTCTCAAGGATAATCTGAAAAAGGCTTTAACTGGATTTACTGGTGTCTCCGGATCCTTTCTGCTGGACCCTAGGGTGATTCCAGATAGTGGAATTTTTTCATCACTCTTTATTGTTGAGTTTCTTCTATTTCTGGCTGCCTCAAAAGACAATCGTTGGGTAACTGCATTGCTTACTGAATTTGGAAGTGAAAGCAAGGAAGTTTTGGAGGATATTGGGCGTATCCATCGTGAAGTCTTATGGCAGATTGCTCTTCTTGAAGACTCTAAGATTGATGTAGAGGATGATGCTACTGGTTCTGCGGATGAGTCACGCCAGTCAGAGTTGGATATGATTGATTCTGAAGAGCAAAGATTCAACTCTTTCCGACAATTTCTTGATCCCCTGCTTCGAAGAAGAATGTCTGGATGGAGTGTTGAATCACAGTTTTTTGATCTGATAAACCTCTATCGTGATCTTACTCGCGCATCTGGTCTTCAGCAACGACAGACTGTTGATGGTCTCTCAAACATACAGCCAGGAGTTGGTCATCAGTCTCATCAGTCTGCTTCTGCCAATGTTGCTGAGTCCAGTGGTAAGAAGGATGAAGATAGGCAGAGAACCTATTACCGTTCCTGTTGTGATATGGCGAGATCATTATCAATTCACATCACCCATTTGTTTCAAGAGTTGGGAAAGGTAATGCTTCTTCCATCTCGTAGGCGAGATGACATGCTAAATGTGTCTTCTCCTTCAAAATCAGTTGGTTCTAGCTTTGCTTCAATTGCATCAGACCATGTGAACTTCGGAGGCCACGTAAATCATAGTGGatctgatgcatctgtttcaacCAAGTGTCGCTATTTTGGAAAGGTGGTTGATTTTATTGATGGCATTCTACTTGACAAGCCTGATTCGTGTAATCCTGTTATACTAAATTGCTTGTATGGACGAGGGGTGATCCAATCCATTTTGACCACATTTGACGCTACTAGTCAGTTGCTTTATGATGTGAACAGAGCTCCTGCATCGCCCATGGAGACTGATGAAGGGGCTTTGAGGCAGGATAGAATGGAAGAAGTAGATCATTCCTGGATATATGGTCCCCTAGCCTGCTTCGGTAGACTTATGGACCACCTGGTAACTTCATCCTTTATTTTATCTCCTTTTACGAAGCACTTGCTTACACAGCCTTTGGTGAATGGGGATAAACCATTTCCTCGAGATGCTGAGACATTTGTTAAGGTTCTCCAGTCTATGGTACTGAAAGCTGTTCTTCCAGTTTGGATTCATCCACAGTTTACAGAATGCAATTATGATTTCATTACAACACTAATCAACATCATCAGACACATTTACTCTGGGGTAGAAGTGAAAAACATTGCTAGCAATGCAACTCGGATATCTGGCCCTCCCCCCAATGAATCAACTATTGCAACAATAGCAGAGATGGGTTTTTCCAGATCCCGCGCTGAAGAGGCACTGAGACAGGTCGGTTCAAACAGTGTGGAGTTGGCAATGGAGTGGTTATTCTCGCATCCTGAGGAAACTCAAGAAGATGATGAACTTGCCCGAGCACTAGCAATGTCCCTTGGGAACTCTGGATCAGAGTCAAAGGAAGATTCTGCTGATGAATCTAGACAATCTATTGTAGAGGAAATGGTGCAACTTCCTCCTGTTGATGACTTGTTATTAGCTTGTAGGAGGCTTTTGCAGATGAAAGAGACACTGGCTTTTCCTGTTAGAGGGCTCCTTGTGATGATTTGCTCCCAAAATGACGGTCATAACAGGTCccatgttatttcgtttattattgaacAAGTGAAGCTTTGTGGTAACATTTCTGACAGTGGCAGCAGTACCATGCTGTCTTCCTTATTCCATGTTCTTGCTTTGATTTTAAATGAAGATGCAGCTGCTAGGGAAGTTGCTGCAAAGCATGCTTTGGTTAAAGTTGCATCAGACCTCCTGTCACAGTGGAATTCAGGTTCATATGACCAGGTTGCATCTCAAGTCCCTAAATGGGTGACAGCAGCATTTGTTGCCATTGACCGCCTTGCTCAAGTGGAGCAGAAATCAAATCTTGATGTTTCAGAACTGTTAAAGAAGGAAGAGGTTGGCAGTCAGACATCTATTGTGATAGATGATGATAGACAAAACAAGTTGCAGAAAACATTGGGCTCATCTCCCAAACACTTGGATGTACAGGAGCAAAAGCGACTTGTTGAAATAGCATGTGGTTGTATTAAGAGACAACTTCCTTCTGAGACAATGCATGCTGTGCTGCAGTTATGTTCTACTCTTACAAGAACTCATTCAATTGCTGTCAGTTTTCTTGATGCTGGGGGTCTGCAGTCACTGCTTTCCTTGCCAACAAGTAGCCTATTTGTTGGGTTTGATAATATAGCTGCTACCATAATCAGACATGTTCTTGAAGATCCCCAGACACTTCAGCAAGCAATGGAATCTGAAATTCGGCACAGTATAGCAACTGCAGCTAACCGGCAGGCCAGTGGAAGGCTTACAGCTCGAAATTTTCTACTAAATTTAAGTTCTGTCATTCAACGGGATCCAGTGATTTTTATGAAAGCTGCTCAGTCTGTTTGCCAAATTGAGATGGTTGGAGAGAGGCCGtacattgtcttgctcaaagaTCGTGACAaggataaaactaaggaaagagagaaagagaaggagAAACCAGAAGAGAAAGACAAGCTACAGAACAGTGATGGGAAAGCTAGTCTGGGTCATATGAATTCACAGTCGCCTGGAAGTGGGCAGGGAAAGCTTTTTGACACAAGTTCAAAGAATGTTAAACTCCACAGGAAACCTCCTCATAGCTTTGTAAATGTAATTGAGCTTCTTTTGGATTCAGTTATTACTTTTGATCCTCCAGTTAAAGAAGAATCCTTGACAAAAGATAACTCATCGTCGCAAGACATGGACATTGATATATCTGGATCTAAAGGCAAAGGTAAAGCTATAGTGTCTGCATCTGATGAGAATGAAAGCAATGAGCAAGAGTCTGCAGCATCCATGGCCAGGATTGTATTTATTCTGAAGCTTTTGACCGAGATTCTTCTGATGTATGCTTCGTCTATTCATGTTTTGCTCCGGAAAGATTCTGAAGTTAGCAGCTGCAGGGTAACATCTGAACGGGGTTCTAGTGCTGGAGTGTTTCACCATATTCTTCATAAGTTTTTACCACACTTGAAAACTtctagaaaggaaaagaaaacagatgGTGATTGGAGGCATAAATTAGCAAGCAGAGCAAACCAGTTTTTGGTGGCATCGTGTGTTCGCTCTACTGAAGCAAGGAAAAGAATTTTTGTGGAGATAAGctatgttttcaatgatttttcTCATTCAGCTAAAGGGTTTAGAGCACCTGATGTTGATATCCAAGCCTTCATTGATCTCCTAAATGATGTATTGGCTGCTCGCACTCCTACAGGCTCATACATTTCAGCTGAGGCCTCAGTAACTTTTGTTGATGTTGGTCTAGTTCGATCTCTAACTAGAGTTCTTCATGTGTTAGATCTAGATCATGCCGATTCTGCCAAGTTGGTAACTGGGCTTGTGAAAGTTCTGGAATTGGTGACTAAGGAACATGTCAATGCTGCTGACTCCAATGCAGGGAAAGGTGAGCAGTTGGGGAAACCATCTGCTCAAATAGAGTCTAGAGAAACAGAAATTGCTGGTGATACGTCACAGTCGCAGGAAACAATGTCCCAAGCTAATGCAAATGCAGTGAACGTGGACAATGTTGAGTCTTTTACTGTGATTGAGAATTATGGTGGATCTGAGGCTGTGACAGATGATATGGAACATGACCAGGATATGGATGAAGGTTTTGCTGCTCCTGAAGAAGATTATATGCATGAAACTCCAGAAGACACAAGAGGCGTGGAAAATGGCCTAGACTCTGTAGCAGTAAGATTTGAAATACAGCCGGATGTGCAAGAGAAtcttgatgatgatgaagaagatgaagaagaagatgaggatgaggatgatGAGATGTCAGGTGATGAAGGAGATGAGGTTGATGAAGATGGGGATGATGAAGAACAGAACATTCTTGAAGAAGATGAAGTGCATCACTTACCACATCATGATACAGATCAAGATGACCATGAAATTGATGAAGACGAGTTTGATGAAGAAGTGATGGAAGAAGAGGAGGAAGATGACGAGGATGATGAGGATGGTGTAATATTGAGGTTGGGAGGTGGAATGAATGGCATTAATGTATTTGACCATATCGAAGTTTTTGGGAGAGAGAGTAGCTTTTCGAGTGAAACTCTACATGTAATGCCTGTTGAAGTATTTGGCTCCAGACGTCAAGGTCGTACAACATCCATCTACAATTTGTTGGGTAGAAGTGGTGATAGTATTGTTCCTTCACAACATCCACTTCTGGTGGAACCATCCTCATCGCCAGCAGCTTCTTTGGGACAGCCAG ATAGAAACTTGGACGGAACATCATCTCGGTTGGATTCCATATTCCGTTCACTTCGCAATGGACGTCATGGCCACCGGTTTAATTTGTGGGCAAGTGATAACCAGCAAAGTGGGGGATCAAGTACATCAGCAATCCCTCAGGGTCTTGAAGACTTGCTTGTTTCTCAGTTGAGGCGTGCAACTCCTGAGAGAAACTCTGATCATAATACTTCAGTGTCATCACAAAATAAAGAAGAGGCTAGTCATTCCCCTGGATCAGCTGGGATAATGACAGGACCCTCTGTTGCTGATGGTGCCAACAGTGACGGTGGAAACCTACCGCCTACCTCTTCCACAGCAATAGATACCTCTCGTGTTACTGATACTGTACCTGCAGCAAATGAAACCACTCAGGAAGCTGATGTTTCTAGCAGACAGCCTCAATCCGTTGAGATGCAGTTTGAGCAAAGTGATGCTGTTGTTCGGGACGTTGAAGCAGTAAGtcaagaaagtagtggtagtggCGCAACTCTTGGGGAGAGTCTTCGGAGTTTGGATGTCGAAATTGGGAGTGctgatggccatgatgagggtgGAGACAGGCAAGGCACTGGAGATCGAACAAGGAGGACTAGTGTATCATTTGTAAATGCTGCCCCACTGAATGTAAGAGATCCTCCCCTTCATAGTGTAACTGAGGTTTCTGAAAATCCCAGTCAAGAAGCAGAGCAAGGTGATGCAGCTGAAGAGCAACGAAATGCTGATGCTGACTCTGGATCAATAGATCCTGCTTTTCTTGATGCACTGCCCGAGGAGTTGCGTGCTGAAGTTCTTTCTGCTCAGCAGGGTCAAGCAGCCCAACCGCAAAATCCTGATCCAGAGAATGCTGGAGATATTGATCCTGAGTTTCTTGCTGCACTTCCCCCCGATATTCGAGAAGAAGTTCTGGCTCAACAACGTGCCCAAAGGCTGCACCAAGCACAAGAGCTGGAAGGTCAACCTGTTGAAATGGACACTGTCTCAATAATTGCAACATTTCCTTCAGAATTAAGAGAAGAG GTGCTTTTGACTTCATCTGATGCTATTCTTGCAAATCTGACTCCTGCCCTTGTGGCGGAAGCAAACATGTTGAGGGAAAGGTTTGCACGTCGGTATAATCGCACTCTTTTTGGGATGTATCCAAGAAATCGTAGGGGTGAATCTTCTAGACGTGGTGAAGTTCTTGACAGAGCTAGTGGAATTCTTCCGCGAAGGTCAATGGGAAATAAGCCAGTTGAGGCTGAGGGCTCACCTTTGGTTGACACAGAGGATCTGAAAGCAATGATCCGGTTGCTTCGGATAGTTCAG CCACTTTATAAAGGGCAGCTGCAAAGGCTTCTCCTGAACCTTAGCGCTCATGCCGAAACCAGATCAGCATTGGTCAAAATTCTTGTGGACTTGTTAATGCTTGATATAAAGAAGCCAGCCAGTTGTATTAATGCTGCTGAGCCCCTCTACAGACTGTATGCCTGTCAGAGTCACGTGACGTATTCTCGCCCTCAGTATGTTGATG GGGTTCCTCCTTTGGTGTCCCGGCGTGTTCTAGAAACCCTTACCTACTTGGCTCGGAATCATCCTTTAGTTGCAAAGATTCTTCTAGAATCTAGCCTTCCTGAGCCAGGCTCGAAAGTTTCTGGGACCTCTGAACAGAAGGGAAAAGCCATAATGATTGTTGAGGAGGATGAATTACAAAAGCAGCAAGAAGGGGTTGTGTCACTTGCCTTGCTTTTGTCACTGTTGAAGCAACCGCTCTATTTGCGAAGTATAGCACATCTTGAACAG CTGCTAAATTTATTGGATGTGGTCATTGACAATGCTGAAACTAAATCAAATTCATCTGATGAGCCTGGTTCTTCTGTTCCTGGACAACAATCTGATCCTCATACTTCCACATCTGATGCTGAGATGAACGCCAGTTCTGGAGCCACATCAGCAGTCAATGATTCCTTGAAGGCTTCTTCCTCTGGTGCCAAGAGAGAAGGGGACTCTGTTCATGTTCTGCTTAATTTACCGCAAGCAGAACTTCGACTTCTGTGTTCATTGCTTGCAAGAGAAGG TCTGTCAGATAATGCATACACTCTTGTGGCagaagttttgaaaaaattggtgGCTATTGCTCCTGTTCATTGTCATCTGTTCATTACTGAGCTAGCTAGTTCTGTGCAAAGTCTGATCAAGTCTGCGATGCATGAGTTGCACATTTTTGGGGAAGTAGAGAAAGCGCTTCTTAGTACTAGTTCCTCTGATGGAGCTGCTATTTTAAGGGTTCTACAAGCTTTAAGCTCTCTTGTTGCTGCACTTAACCAGAAGGATTCTCAGATTCTTTCTGAAAAGCACTCTAAAACTGTTTCTCTTGTCCGGGAAATCAATGTAGCATTAGAGCCATTGTGGTTGGAGCTGAGCATTTGTATCAGCAAGATGGAGAGCTATTCTGATTCAGCACCTGATTTGTTGCGCTCATCTATTCTTTCAACATCTAAACCATCTGGCATGATGCCCCCCCTTCCTGCTGGCAGTCAGAATATATTGCCCTATATAGAATCCTTTTTTGTGATGTGTGAGAAGTTGCATCCTGAAGAGCCAGGTTCAGGGCATGATTTTAGTCTTGCTACTGTTTCTGAtgttgaagaggctgctgctTTTGCTAGTCAGCAGAAAGCTTCTGGACCTTTGGCAAAAGCTGATGAAAAGCAAATGGCGTTTGTGAAATTCTCAGATAAGCACCGAAAACTTCTGAATTCTTTCATCCGGCAAAATCCTGGTTTACTTGAGAAGTCTTTCTCGCTGATGTTGAAGGTTCCTCGCATTATTGATTTTGACAATAAACGTGCGCATTTTAGATCTAAGATCAAACACCACCATGATCATCATCACAGTCCTTTAAGAATTTCTGTTAGAAGAGCTTACATTCTGGAAGATTCATACAATCAGCTTCGCATGAGGACAGCACAAGAATTGAAAGGAAGGTTGACCGTTCACTTCCAAGGGGAGGAAGGAATTGATGCTGGTGGTCTAACAAGGGAATGGTATCAATTGTTGTCAAGGGTAATTTTTGATAAAGGAGCGCTGCTATTTACCACTGTTGGCAATGAATCAACTTTCCAGCCTAATCCAAACTCAGTTTACCAGACGGAACACCTTTCATACTTCAAATTTGTCGGGCGTGTT GTTGGGAAGGCTCTTTTTGATGGACAACTTCTTGATGTTCATTTTACCCGGTCGTTTTACAAGCATATCCTTGGGGTCAAAGTAACATATCATGACATTGAAGCTATTGACCCTGATTACTTTAAGAATCTGAAATGGTTGCTGGAG AATGATATCAGTGATATTATTGATCTCACATTCAGTATTGATGCTGATGAAGAAAAACTGATCCTATATGAACGGACAGAA GTTACTGACTATGAACTGATTCCCGGTGGTCGAAACATCCGAGTTACCGAGGAAAATAAACACCAGTATGTAGATCTCGTTGCAGAGCATCGGTTAAATACTGCCATTCGTCCACAGATAAATGCATTCTTGGAGGGATTCAATGAATTAATACCTCGGGACCTGATATCTATATTCCATGACAAGGAATTGGAATTGCTGATAAGTGGGCTTCCAGATATTGACT TGGATGACTTGAGAGCAAATACGGAGTATTCGGGTTATAGTGCAGCATCTCCTGTCATTCAATGGTTTTGGGAGGTGGTTCAAGGTTTTAGCAAGGAAGACAAGGCTCGGTTATTACAATTTGTAACAGGAACCTCTAAG GTTCCTTTAGAAGGATTCAGTGCACTACAAGGAATTTCGGGTTCccagaaatttcagattcaTAAAGCATATGGCAGTCCTGATCACTTGCCCTCAGCGCACACATG TTTCAATCAATTGGATCTACCTGAATATCCTTCCAAACAGCATTTGGAAGAGAGACTGCTACTTGCAATTCATGAAGCTAATGAAGGATTTGGGTTTGGTTAA